The genome window tctcaatttacatgtctcttttgcttttcgaggagtcaaattgactaatttttgatcaactattaaaaaatatttatttattattttaggaaatagaaagttacaattaaaatagactagctttacttttttgatgatatttttgtttaattaagctatccccaattcaaaatgattttacatatcaaatttttgtttaataaaaatgtatatatttataataaatatcacataatatttattttttatatttaatatagtgtatattttaagtacttaatacacatatcactaaaaatttaaaatcatttgatatgtaaaatcattttgacttgggcataacttaattaaacaaaaatttaaaaaatatcatcaaaaagtaaatctagtctattttaatatgtaactttctattttctaaaataataaataaatattttcaaatatttggtcaaaaattagtcaatttgactcctcgaaaagcaaaagggacatgtaaattgagacagaGAGTGTATTTTAATGGAAGttaacggaatttaacggagggggtgcgtatcgttcttgaaatgtaaaaataaggggtgcgagttgagtttctcaaaatATGGGTATAATATCGTTttggggtgcgatatgcaattaactctatttTTTTGTGTAGTAATATGTTTTTTGATATTCACAATTTGTTAggtacaaaaattattataaattgttttttaaGAATGTCTCTTATTTGCTTGAAGCAAACCAAATAGCCTGAAATCCGACTTTAGGCCCAAAACGGGACTTCGGTTTAAAATCTTCACTTGTCTAAAAACTGGCCAAACAGATCAGACATGAGTTCTAACTTCTAACACCGCAGTAGAGAGCTCtaggcttttttttttttttttttttttgaataaagtaGAGAGCTCTAGTTGCATTTACATAtgatgaaaaaaaattcttaatattAAGCAAACCATCTTGATATCGTCTCAGGAAGAGTTTTAAAAACcagcttctaacttataagttttactTTATAGATATCGTTTGTAAAAAagtttacaaaaaaattattattgtgaTGCATCTCCAACCAGATTAATTATACATAATTGATCAAATTAGATATTACGTAAAATTTGTCATACCCGAcatttaataataatgatattgaCTTTATTGAttgtctatattttaaaaatgatatatgtACAATACTTTTCAGAGTAACATCTTGTCGGATCTCAAAAGCTCTAAGGAAGAAAATATGTTTATGTTCGAAAAATGTACTTCATATCAACAAACCAAAGAAGGAAAGAATACAAGCAAAACTTACATTAGCGCTACCAGATCAAGCCAAACACAATTGAGAAAAAATATCATACAAAGATGAAAATAGTTATATATAGAAAAAACCCTATGATATAAGAGttcttttatttgataaaaggCTTAAAAGATCCCACAACTTGCTTCACAGTTCTTCCCAAGTTCTTTGCACTATCTGTTATCGAAGTGTAGGAAACAATTCCATCATTTCCAGCAAGCACTCTGTACTTATCCTTCCTTGTAAAGTTCGTACATTCGAACCCTAAGGTTGCAGCCAGGATTCTCTGCACATAATTCGCGACGTCGTGTGGGCTTTTACCCGAAGAGCATGTAGCCTCTGCAGGCAACTGGTTTAGGAACGTGACCTCATAAATCGGCCTAGGGTTCATGAAGAAAAAAATTGGGTCCAATCCTTTCCAACCCCTAGCTGTGGTTGCATGAAAAAATCCTACCCTGTAGTTCATGGCCACAGGGACGATTCGGTCTGTTAATTCGGCAAAAAGTGCACTGAATCTTAGCAAGAAGGGTTCCCTACAAGTTGTTCCTTCGGGGCAAACGACTAGGTCACCGTGTGATAattcttgtttaattttttcGGCATCTACATGGCGAATTCTTGTTAATCGGACGGTTGGAATTGGTGACAAGATTTCAGATAATCTTGAAATGGAGTACGTGACAGCGGGGATTCTACGACGAAGGACAGTGGAGAGGACGACAGGGTCCATTAGGGTTCGGTGAGTGCAGACGAATAGGACACCGGAGTTTGAGCGAGAGGGTGGAGGTGGCGGCTTTCCTTTGACAACAACACTGCCACCGAATAGTTGTGACATGTAGGGAATAGCCCACATTGGCAAAACCATGCCCATGAGGATCCGGATTATTGCAAGCATAATGCCTATTGGAATCCATAAGATGATTAGTAGCGAGGTGAATGGTGTCGGACGCTTCACTAGGCGTCCGTCGTGGAAGATCACGGGTAGTGGTCGGATGTGGTGGTCGTGGATTTGCTTGTTGTCGCGTGTGAATGGCGGATGACATTGTTCCTGCATGCACATTAATCTCATATGAGTCTATCATTGACCCGTATAACTGATCTTATCTTTcaaaaataagtcacttaattttaaaaaaagtacgTAAACGTATTTTAGCTAACCTTGCATATGGATAAAAATTGAGAACCAGGGCTTCCCAGCCCTAGAGAAGGTTGTTGATTCTCAAAATACGTGGAAACAGATTGAGCTATAGAGCCAAGATCATCCTTGACGAACCCCGTGGCGAACCCGAACCTGTTCACCGCAAGATCAGTCCCAATCACTTCATCCGCATACAAATGCTCCTTCAGGAACCTTTCTACCATAACCTTAGGCGTTTTAGTCACAAGAACTCTCTTGTCATACGAGCTAAACACCCTCCAAGCCTCCATATCAAGATCATCCAAGTAAAACTTGGGCAAAACGGCTCTAGCCACCGATTCAATCTCCGATACACGAAGCCCCACCGTGGCCACAAATATCGCTATTTTCAGCCCGTAATCACGCTTCCCGCACACATCTAACAACCAAATAACAGGCCAAAAACATAACAAGATCACAAACCGAATGAGCCCGGAGGCTTCGAACGCGACTAACATGAAGTACGAGAAAGGATCTTTGTCCTTCAAAAGAGTTCCTTCCAACTCCGAAACCACAAGGgattcatttaaatttttctcTAGCCTTTTCTCTGTCATTTGATGATCAATTCTTGTATCCTTTTCTTTCAAAGAAACTAGCACTAAGAGTTCAGAATTTTTCGAGTTTTAAGAAATCTAAATTAGCAATGGAAGATGAAGGTAGTATTGACTGTTGTCTCATGAATGAGCAAGGCAGTTAAACAGTTTACAACTACTTCAGTAGACATATTAGGTTTCATATTTATACTATAAATTTCACTTGTGGTCTTTATTCTTGCGAGTAGATGATCTCCATATCTAAAACGGTGGGATTATACGCCACGATAACTCTAGCACGCAAATATTTGATCACCCTACTTTCGTCAAATATGTAGATATCAAAGCGGTCCCACCAaacattgaaaaatatattgtacTTTGTGTCGTCTTAAGTGACAATATAAGTACCTGTGTTAGGTTACTTAACAACATTGTCATAAGGAGCCTCGGCATTTCGAGATGATTGATTTGTTCACGTATTAAAAAATGGTGAGGGTTCTTTCTAATTTTGGATTTTCCATCGAATCAAACTAGAAGCTtgcaagaaaagaaaagttgaGAGTAGGTTAGAAACTTGTGTGGGTGCCTATAGTATATACATTAAAGTGACTCGTTTCCGTTAGTCTGtagcattttttttatttactttataACTTGTACTCCTTTTGGTCTTTCCTTGGCCCAATCTTCTCCTCTCTTCTAGGATATTCTTATTCGATTCGGGAGACACACTTGTCAAGCACAATATGCAGTTATAATCGTCAATTCGAAGAGTTCCTCATTTGTATTCTACGTCACGACTCATGTTTAATAACAGTAAATATTTCACAACAAAATCTTATGTATAAATATTCTATAAGAATTCTgaagaaaacaaaaagaaagtgtatttattttttttatgaagacaatcttttttttaatcaggaaaaaaaacaaatattattaataattcaaatctTGATCAAGTACATCTTAATTCCTCAAAGAAGGAAGACTTTCGGAACCACTCCTCACGAAGTTTTAGAACTAGCTGTTTTTACTATCAAATGAGTCGCTTAATTCGCTGATCATCTGATCACAAAATACATGTAATGGGACATCAAGTCCTTAAAAAGTTCTAAACAATCTCACAAGATGAATTCAAAGAAAGAGTTGTCTAGTCTTGGTACGAATTGGAAGcctaacttaaaatcaaacgaGAACTCTTCAATTTCGGTTGCTCTTCCCTCTTCAAAAAccgaataaatttttttacccATTTCGGCTGGTCATTCACAAAAACTATGAAGTTTTTATGCATTTACATGTAACATTAAATAAATGTTCTGGGGCCAGATTTAATGAGTACTGGCAACTAATTGCAGAGTTCTTAACAATACTTAGCATCTAAAGAAGTACTATCTACTAAAATCAATTTCCAATTTTCACCATGATAAATCGTTGAATTATTTGGTACCTCTTTCTTATGATCATAACTTAGGcagctaaaaaaatatatacactcGAATCGTGTCTGCTGTGTTTGTTAATTTCATAGCCGACAGATCACATGCACATCATTCTCTGCAAAACCTTGCaggtatttatatataagtataagtATGATCATGCCATGCATATTCTTCACTGCCAAATTATGCAGGCTTTCTAATTTACTAGTTCATTTATTATATGCACTTTCTGATTGATTTAGGAAAAAGTTGGAAATGAAATGAAGAGAAATAAATAGAATCaaagagaaataaatattactccctccatcttaTATTAGACGATCTTTTTGAGAAAAAttttatctcaaaataattGATACTCTATCTTTTCAATGCACATTTATCAATAATCTTCCATTCTTATCctttattatatatcatttctAATGTATATCATCTAGTAGTAGCTAATAATATAGAaagtcaacacaataaatatgaCCATGGATGGAAAAAAACaatcatttaatatttcttaatatgttatatgtgtgaaatgagcaaaaggcTCATTTAAATTGGAATGGAAGGAGCATAtttaatgataataaataaaagcACCTAAATACTCTTTAAAAGGAGAAATAGTTTAAAGAGTCACCACTCGAACACTATTTtctcatatatttttcaaatttaaagttAAAAGCTGGTTTGAAGTACTTATTCGAGATCCTCTTCAAATTCTTCTTGTACCGCTCTGGAATTTATTAAGCTAGGTTCGTGACCGGTTCGAACAAAAATAATCGAGACTGGCATTCGTGAATTTCAATTAAATTCCATATATCGTTATTATTCAATATTTAATGATATCTAAAAATTTCAGGAAAAATTTGAAACCGAATATGAGTGTCGCCATAATCATTCCTTCATTGTGCAATTAAATTGTTTAATAtggtaaataaatttgaaatattgaaaATGCCTATAATTGATCATTGATGTAGTATAGGCTCTCTTTCAAAATAAATGTGCTCTAGGCCCAAGTTTTGTTTCATCAGATTGGTTGAAACCTATATTTCAAGTCCAAGAACTTGCAGACTTCCACAATAAACCATAAAAACATGAATGAAAAACCAAAAGAGAATGAAGTTAATATCCTGCTTCTGTCCACTCAAATGTTCTTTGTTGTAGTTCCTCCTTTACTTTGGACCACAAATAAACTTGCATTTGCATTTGCATACTTGGACTCAACTAGACCATTCAATGTTAAGATAATGCTTATTTGTGAATATTAGATCTGCTCTAAAATCTAAACTACTAGCAAAACCTTCAAGAAACCAGCTTAAATCAAGATTCTGTATATTCCACTATGACAAATCAAGTAAGGCCCTCATCTTTATGGCAAATGTTAGTATAGTCAAACAATTCTTGTGAAGATAGAATGGTGGTTTATGGTGCAGTTTCAACTAGTGTGACAAGATgtgcaactatattttataaccaGAAGCTTATGTTTAGTGTCAATGCTCAGTCTGCTAACAACAGCAGTCGAAATTTTTTCATTCGGCTAGCTCTCAAAACCAGCACTCATGCCTTACTAGCAACAACTGCAGTTGCAGCAGCGGCATCGGTTTTAATATATGTGGTTGATGCTAATGCAGCCGACATCCAAGCACAACAGGATGTGGAGACCTTTTTGAACATACCTGATATGTTGTCGGGCGAATGTGAGTCTGACAAGGACTGCAAAAAGCCTAGGATTCAGAGACCAAAGTCGAAGAAAGCAGAGTCTTGCACTGTCAGGTGTGTGAATGCTTGTCTTCATAGGGGTGATGCCTTAAAAAGTCCTAGTTTGAAGGGGCCAGTGGTGGTTTTCAGGAAAGGTTTCCGGAGCCGTCAGTACTGTTTAGTGGAGTGTTCTGATATATGTAATTTGATAGGAGATGGTGAAGATGGATTTTGAATCTGACATCAACATTTTTCAAGGAATTATTTATTATGTAGTTATGGAATTTGCTTGCCTGGAGAACCACAGGTTCTTAAACATTTGTTATTGTGCATATCCAGTAAATGCAATCGCAGATGATTACAGATGTGGCCTTGAGTTTTCGTCTGGAATTTGTTTCTTAAACATTCCTGATTGTGCTGAaacgaaaataaaaaaatccagGATTTTGCAACTTATTTTCGCCTTTGTGTTTCAGCTGGTTGGATTACACAGCCTGATAATTACAGTTCCCTCGGATATTTTAACTCATCAACCAGCATAAGCGTTCTAATTGATGCACAAGGTTTCTGCAATAGGTATGTTCTCTTACAAAA of Daucus carota subsp. sativus chromosome 3, DH1 v3.0, whole genome shotgun sequence contains these proteins:
- the LOC108215364 gene encoding uncharacterized protein LOC108215364, translated to MVVYGAVSTSVTRCATIFYNQKLMFSVNAQSANNSSRNFFIRLALKTSTHALLATTAVAAAASVLIYVVDANAADIQAQQDVETFLNIPDMLSGECESDKDCKKPRIQRPKSKKAESCTVRCVNACLHRGDALKSPSLKGPVVVFRKGFRSRQYCLVECSDICNLIGDGEDGF
- the LOC108213362 gene encoding glycerol-3-phosphate acyltransferase 5, which translates into the protein MTEKRLEKNLNESLVVSELEGTLLKDKDPFSYFMLVAFEASGLIRFVILLCFWPVIWLLDVCGKRDYGLKIAIFVATVGLRVSEIESVARAVLPKFYLDDLDMEAWRVFSSYDKRVLVTKTPKVMVERFLKEHLYADEVIGTDLAVNRFGFATGFVKDDLGSIAQSVSTYFENQQPSLGLGSPGSQFLSICKEQCHPPFTRDNKQIHDHHIRPLPVIFHDGRLVKRPTPFTSLLIILWIPIGIMLAIIRILMGMVLPMWAIPYMSQLFGGSVVVKGKPPPPPSRSNSGVLFVCTHRTLMDPVVLSTVLRRRIPAVTYSISRLSEILSPIPTVRLTRIRHVDAEKIKQELSHGDLVVCPEGTTCREPFLLRFSALFAELTDRIVPVAMNYRVGFFHATTARGWKGLDPIFFFMNPRPIYEVTFLNQLPAEATCSSGKSPHDVANYVQRILAATLGFECTNFTRKDKYRVLAGNDGIVSYTSITDSAKNLGRTVKQVVGSFKPFIK